In Bubalus kerabau isolate K-KA32 ecotype Philippines breed swamp buffalo chromosome 4, PCC_UOA_SB_1v2, whole genome shotgun sequence, one DNA window encodes the following:
- the SMIM36 gene encoding small integral membrane protein 36 gives MEFYLEIDPVTLNLIILVSSYVILLLVFLISCVLYDCRGKDPSKEYAPEASLDAQPSIRLVVMQQGSPGAPWARGSSLHFGNHAPLGKKSTVV, from the coding sequence ATGGAGTTCTACTTAGAGATCGACCCTGTCACCTTGAACCTGATCATCCTAGTCTCCAGCTATGTCATCTTGCTCCTGGTTTTCCTCATCTCCTGCGTGCTCTATGACTGCCGAGGCAAGGACCCCAGTAAGGAGTATGCACCTGAGGCCTCCCTGGATGCCCAGCCCTCCATCCGCCTGGTGGTGATGCAGCAAGGCTCCCCGGGGGCCCCCTGGGCACGGGGGTCCAGCCTCCACTTTGGGAATCACGCCCCACTGGGGAAGAAGAGCACCGTGGTGTAA